One window from the genome of Streptomyces sp. WZ-12 encodes:
- a CDS encoding MFS transporter: protein MPDLSRRRRLLVLAICCMSLLIVSLDNTVLNVALPSMQRELHASVSGMQWTIDAYTLVLAALLMLSGSTADRLGRRRVFTAGLVVFAFGSLLCSLAPDLGWLVVFRMVQAVGGSMLNPVAMSIITNTFTDPRERARAIGVWGGVVGISMAAGPVIGGLLVQNVGWRSIFWINVPIGALALFLTLRYVPESRAPRPRRVDPVGQLLVVTLLGSLTYAIIEAPSTGWDSAEILGFVMVALVSLVALIGYERRRREPLIDLRFFHSAPFAGATVIAVCAFAALGGFLFVNTLYLQNIRGLSALDAGLYMIPMAGMTLVCAPLSGRLVGGRGPRLPLLLAGCAMALSGALLAAFNTESATGLLFAGYVLFGIGFGLVNAPITNTAVSGMPRSQAGVAAAVASTSRQVGQSLGVAVFGAVLAGGAHAGASHPEFLAAAHPAWWIIVGCGGAIFLLGALTTGRWARTTAERTAALFEDGTAPDHSRACAGS from the coding sequence ATGCCTGACCTCAGCCGTCGGCGGCGTCTGCTCGTCCTGGCGATCTGCTGCATGAGCCTGCTGATCGTCAGCCTGGACAACACCGTCCTCAACGTCGCCCTGCCCTCGATGCAGCGCGAGCTGCACGCGTCGGTCTCCGGGATGCAGTGGACGATCGACGCCTACACCCTGGTGCTGGCCGCGCTGCTGATGCTCTCCGGCTCGACCGCGGACCGGCTCGGCCGGCGGCGGGTCTTCACGGCCGGACTGGTGGTCTTCGCGTTCGGCTCGCTGCTGTGCAGCCTGGCGCCCGACCTGGGGTGGCTGGTGGTGTTCCGGATGGTGCAGGCGGTCGGCGGCTCGATGCTCAACCCCGTCGCGATGTCGATCATCACCAACACCTTCACCGACCCCCGGGAGCGGGCCCGCGCCATCGGGGTGTGGGGCGGGGTGGTCGGCATCAGCATGGCCGCCGGGCCGGTGATCGGCGGGCTGTTGGTGCAGAACGTCGGCTGGCGCTCGATCTTCTGGATCAACGTCCCGATCGGCGCGCTGGCGCTCTTCCTCACCCTCCGCTACGTGCCGGAGTCCCGCGCACCCCGGCCGCGCCGGGTCGATCCGGTCGGCCAACTGCTGGTGGTCACGCTCCTCGGCTCGCTGACGTACGCGATCATCGAGGCCCCGTCGACCGGTTGGGACTCGGCGGAGATCCTGGGGTTCGTGATGGTGGCGCTGGTCTCGCTGGTCGCCCTGATCGGCTACGAGCGACGGCGCCGGGAGCCGCTGATCGACCTGCGGTTCTTCCACAGCGCGCCGTTCGCCGGCGCCACCGTGATAGCGGTCTGCGCCTTCGCCGCGCTCGGCGGCTTCCTGTTCGTCAACACCCTCTACCTGCAGAACATCCGCGGCCTGTCCGCCCTGGACGCCGGCCTCTACATGATCCCCATGGCCGGCATGACGCTGGTCTGCGCGCCGCTGTCCGGGCGGCTGGTCGGCGGCCGCGGGCCGCGGCTGCCGCTGCTGCTGGCCGGCTGCGCCATGGCGCTCAGCGGCGCCCTCCTCGCGGCCTTCAACACCGAGTCGGCGACCGGCCTGCTGTTCGCCGGGTACGTCCTCTTCGGCATCGGCTTCGGCCTGGTCAACGCCCCGATCACCAATACCGCGGTGTCCGGCATGCCGCGCTCCCAGGCGGGCGTCGCGGCGGCCGTGGCCTCCACCAGCCGGCAGGTCGGGCAGTCCCTGGGGGTCGCGGTGTTCGGCGCCGTCCTGGCGGGCGGGGCGCACGCCGGCGCCAGCCACCCCGAATTCCTGGCCGCCGCCCACCCGGCCTGGTGGATCATCGTCGGCTG
- the dusB gene encoding tRNA dihydrouridine synthase DusB, translating to MGCMSSLQIGPHAVQPPVVLAPMAGITNAPFRTLCREFSGGKGLYVSEMITTRALVERNEKTMQLIRFDASERPRSIQLYGVDPATVGKAVRMIVEEDLADHIDLNFGCPVPKVTRKGGGSALPYKRPLLRAILREAVSGAGALPVTMKMRKGINDDHLTYLDAGRIAVEEGVTAIALHGRTTAQHYGGTADWDAIARLKEHVPEIPVLGNGDIWSADDAVRMMRQTGCDGVVVGRGCLGRPWLFGDLVAAFEGGGAPAAPGLREVAAVMVRHATLLGEWLGDEARGVIDFRKHVAWYLKGFAVGSEMRKRLAISSSLAELAEGLHELDLDQPWPAGADGPRGRTSGNNRVVLPDGWLQDPYDCAGIGEDAELDTSGG from the coding sequence ATGGGGTGCATGAGTTCGCTGCAGATCGGCCCGCACGCGGTGCAGCCCCCCGTGGTGCTGGCCCCCATGGCCGGGATCACCAACGCCCCGTTCCGGACGCTGTGCCGGGAGTTCAGCGGAGGCAAGGGCCTCTACGTCAGCGAGATGATCACCACTCGGGCGCTGGTCGAGCGCAACGAGAAGACCATGCAGCTCATCCGCTTCGACGCCAGCGAGCGCCCGCGGTCGATCCAGCTCTACGGCGTGGACCCGGCCACCGTCGGCAAGGCCGTCCGCATGATCGTCGAAGAGGACCTGGCCGACCACATCGACCTCAACTTCGGCTGCCCGGTCCCCAAGGTGACCCGCAAGGGCGGCGGCTCCGCCCTGCCGTACAAGCGGCCGCTGCTGCGCGCCATCCTCCGCGAGGCGGTCAGCGGGGCCGGTGCGCTGCCGGTGACGATGAAGATGCGCAAGGGCATCAACGACGACCACCTCACCTACCTCGACGCCGGCCGGATCGCCGTCGAGGAGGGCGTCACCGCCATCGCCCTGCACGGCCGCACCACCGCCCAGCACTACGGCGGCACCGCCGACTGGGACGCCATCGCGCGGCTCAAGGAGCACGTCCCGGAGATCCCGGTGCTCGGCAACGGCGACATCTGGTCGGCGGACGACGCGGTGCGGATGATGCGGCAGACCGGCTGCGACGGCGTGGTGGTCGGCCGCGGTTGCCTGGGCCGCCCCTGGCTCTTCGGCGATCTGGTCGCCGCCTTCGAGGGCGGCGGCGCGCCCGCGGCCCCCGGTCTGCGCGAGGTCGCGGCCGTCATGGTGCGGCACGCCACCCTGCTCGGCGAGTGGCTGGGCGACGAGGCCCGCGGCGTGATCGACTTCCGCAAGCACGTCGCCTGGTACCTCAAGGGCTTCGCGGTCGGCTCCGAGATGCGCAAGCGGCTGGCGATCAGCTCGTCGCTGGCCGAGCTGGCGGAGGGGCTGCACGAGCTCGACCTCGACCAGCCGTGGCCGGCCGGCGCCGACGGCCCGCGCGGCCGGACCTCCGGCAACAACCGCGTGGTGCTGCCGGACGGTTGGCTCCAGGACCCCTACGACTGCGCCGGCATCGGCGAGGACGCCGAACTGGACACCTCCGGCGGCTGA